A part of Astatotilapia calliptera chromosome 15, fAstCal1.2, whole genome shotgun sequence genomic DNA contains:
- the apc2 gene encoding adenomatous polyposis coli protein 2 isoform X2 encodes MDLTNYYELKHQPHNLRLLTGCLGGAGPGVGGGAELDDHLALAPSSCSSSSSMAAVSRGRSPHRSASCQSTVSAGKTAAVILPHHFLDGAPPKIAMITGADGRVIDHHLDELCKERDLLLGEIDREERERCWFFSQLEELSQKLAQLPRIDTFSLQIDMIRQKLEFDAQKIRSVMEERFGTSDEVVHRTQKRVARLEQLEKELQEARGSQESQLQLSGAEKPPAGEPENSSSSSATAAGTEAADGGSKVEMVFWLLSMLANRDKEEMSRTLLALSSSQDSCIAMRKSGCVPLLVQILHEGPDGGSGPGETAAGGTTTGCSREARSRASAALHNIIYSQQDEGQARREMKVLHMLEQIRTYCDSGWDWIESHAGTPSPGGTRTTDIPEPVDPQICQAMCAIMKLSFEEEFRRAMNELGGLQVVADLIHLDQEMYGMQNDPINMALRRYAGMALTNLTFGDVVNKATLCSKKSCLQALVAQLASDSEELHQVVSSILRNLSWRADISSKKVLRDIGCVSALMTCALQATKESTLKSLLSALWNLSAHSIDNKVAICSVDGALGFLVSTLTYRCQTNSLAIIESGGGILRNVSSLVATREDYRQILRDHNCLQTLLQHLRSHSLTIVSNACGTLWNLSARSPKDQELLWDLGAVSMLRNLIHSKHKMIAMGSAAALRNLLTNRPLKYKDTAVVSPGSCMPSLYMRKQKALEAELDAKHLAETFDTLEKQSPKHLTLNKPLRYIESLAKDYASDSGCFDDDEAPNISSSLDTGSFSMLSMFLTNSNLLQNQLRKRDSEPERDVDPPQTVEKKHASPDDVVSAAAEKLAEKITNTVAKIDRLVEDITMHTSSEDSLSLSSEDHLADWPYGLDELNEARAKSCSPCRLSDTSSLAHRERLSRAHALLRLKTAHTSVSTDSLNSGSTSDGYCGSKDQMRPSPKALMMQQQRPNQLDLKVAHQEYINVGPAALIESSQQEIPERDSAENKNVKVLELSNANTEKNQDPPVQTPVSASTKVSSDVSMTSIKLSPTYQQVPLIQSVAKFGVAKTAINVQAAQAMRRQAWVPTVMTGGSIAKFSPITSTRSPTIGTMETVQKYSVENTPICFSRCSSLSSLSSGDGALDGQSENELESDSSLEIIEVEDGEMVKRVEEDETLEDLSDSQLLMTDSKTFPSKETNPIEIPCPAKREKVFLRGASPAILEDRSPSSSSENYIHETPLVMSRCSSVSSLGSFESPSIASSIQSDPCSEMIDGTISPSDLPDSPGQTMPPSRSKTPCCVEPNGPETQMTGIAGQWESSLRKFMEIADSKERFNLPPDLDTMIYFTVEKPTENFSCASSLSALPLHEHYIQKDVELKLTPLLQQNDNPEEDEQGHDNGERYSEGNSDDDIEILKECINSAMPSKLRKVKPCLMTTIPPHILNSQGRKPIHLPVYMMLPNGKTQMCPGRRIVIPQKDLKFDDSSFTDSAEGTPVNFSSTTSLSDETLQYPVRERGAKDCTAKGMNKQNDEAKRIEDLRIFSHFHKPNRMNYSPEIQMSRTTRHVVPTQKVLMQSKEVADRVANQKNREQSPKQQRRRQDQGPIRKLELPVIKQNTESNINMGSQKGNKMYRQPTLSSEDSNSFYDNDNEVMNRKHFREPCKSNLSRSMTNIGRSDNSQAKSRGFHRIKQNLIKDESMACYSLSSSLSSLSDAEYDDHKSKAQQIWYKNRHNKAVNIVQQTKPVNIHCQYEEQSSPSSVSMDSEDDLLQKCITSAMPKQRRKLAARKKKAENTQKQKHKVSGGWDVDEEIDSDDMAWDKESDLNSVEWRAIQEGANCVVTGLQASKSQDPSSEETESVLSFMSTSSFTPKERKFAKDKKANKPLDFAQRKPVPNLPVVFRGRTVIYTPKKETAPSQRPPPRKVPTKTDAPKNPNLAQHRSKSLHRLGHPQDMELSLPKRSSTPPPRIPKSSSSGSSQSSTPSKQSQKKITSPAQTNKSIQKKNATPASSPPATSPPERKGRSPVVNQNEKSPPPKTQKSPVRIPFMQNSVRQPRPLSPLVTNQTTGRQTNQVNGKRVVPANRFDLVRMTSVHSSGSESDRNGFLRQLTFIKESKTMLRRDSSARNTPGSQNGSPRRAVPGASAVFLCSSRCQELKAAVQPPRRVQVKDPDQKQQIQRPNTGLHKQTATLSRATSSERDLSSRRSARRTSSESPCRVAQRNGPGRLSGLRQQQDKDTFKRHASSPSINILSRVTSRSSLRSSSSDSSGRAKSEDDTKKKGQRSASRLKDGVTWRRIRDEDVPQILKSTLPANALPLVPSPDGEKPKPPALPGKLPTILLASRKTSDATVQTEDLSNNKTNSSTSPTVETAPVISEEVARLALLRKISATSGSNLQEGDSEGSLRSTISTGTADSHMGGVVTFRQGSPSKAARVTPFNYIPSPMTCCLQDSQNQVGTIIEKSGGKK; translated from the exons CTCTCTGGTGCCGAGAAGCCCCCTGCTGGAGAACCAGAGAACAGCAGCTCATCATCAGCCacagcagcaggaacagaagCTGCAGACGGTGGTAGCAAG GTGGAGATGGTCTTCTGGTTGCTCTCCATGCTGGCTAACAGAGATAAGGAGGAGATGTCCCGGACTCTACTGGCTCTCTCCAGCTCTCAGGACAGCTGCATTGCCATGAGAAAGTCTGGCTGCGTCCCCCTTCTGGTCCAGATTCTGCATGAAGGCCCGGACGGAGGCAGCGGTCCTGGTGAGACAGCAGCGGGTGGTACCACAACAGGCTGCAGCCGTGAGGCCAGGTCCAGAGCAAGCGCTGCCCTCCACAACATCATTTACTCACAGCAGGATGAGGGCCAAGCCCGCCGGGAGATGAAGGTCCTGCACATGCTGGAGCAGATCCGGACCTACTGCGACAGTGGCTGGGACTGGATCGAGAGCCACGCCGGGACACCTTCACCAGGGGGAACCAGAACCACAG ATATCCCTGAACCCGTGGACCCTCAAATCTGTCAGGCCATGTGCGCCATCATGAAGCTCTCCTTCGAAGAGGAGTTTCGACGAGCCATGAACGAATTAG gcGGTCTGCAGGTGGTGGCAGATCTGATCCACCTGGACCAGGAAATGTACGGCATGCAGAACGACCCCATCAACATGGCTTTGCGTCGCTATGCAGGGATGGCTTTGACCAATCTCACCTTCGGGGATGTCGTCAACAAG GCCACTCTGTGTTCGAAGAAGAGCTGTCTCCAGGCTTTGGTGGCCCAGCTGGCCTCCGACAGTGAGGAGCTCCATCAGGTGGTCTCCAGTATCCTGAGGAACTTGTCCTGGAGGGCTGACATCAGCAGTAAGAAAGTCCTCCGAGACATCGGCTGTGTGTCTGCACTGATGACCTGCGCGCTGCAGGCCACCAAG GAGTCAACGTTGAAGAGTCTTCTGAGCGCTCTGTGGAACCTGTCCGCTCACAGTATCGACAACAAGGTAGCAATCTGTTCAGTGGATGGCGCTTTGGGCTTCCTGGTCAGCACACTGACGTATCGCTGTCAGACCAACTCACTTGCCATCATCGAGAGCGGCGGAGGAATCCTTCGAAATGTGTCCAGTCTGGTTGCCACACGAGAAGACTATAG GCAAATCCTCAGGGACCACAACTGCCTCCAGACTCTGCTGCAGCACCTGCGCTCCCACAGCCTGACCATAGTAAGCAACGCCTGCGGGACTCTTTGGAACCTTTCGGCCAGAAGCCCAAAAGACCAGGAGCTGCTGTGGGACCTCGGGGCAGTTAGCATGCTGCGCAATCTTATCCACTCCAAGCACAAGATGATAGCCATGGGCAGCGCTGCAGCTTTAAGGAACCTCCTAACCAATCGACCGCTTAAATATAAGGACACTGCGGTTGTATCCCCCGGGTCTTGCATGCCCTCACTCTACATGAGGAAGCAGAAAGCTCTGGAGGCAGAGTTGGATGCCAAACATCTCGCAGAAACCTTTGATACCCTTGAGAAACAGAGCCCCAAACACCTGACCCTCAACAAGCCACTACGTTACATCGAGAGTTTGGCAAAGGATTACGCATCTGATTCCGGttgttttgatgatgatgaggctCCAAACATCTCAAGTAGCCTGGACACTGGGAGTTTCTCCATGCTGTCCATGTTTCTCACCAACTCTAACCTCCTGCAAAACCAGCTTCGCAAGAGGGATAGTGAGCCTGAGCGAGACGTAGACCCGCCTCAGACTGTCGAGAAGAAACATGCTTCTCCTGATGATGTGgtctctgctgctgcagagaagCTAGCAGAAAAGATCACCAACACAGTTGCCAAGATTGACAGGTTAGTGGAGGACATCACCATGCACACATCCTCAGAGGACAGTTTAAGCCTAAGCTCTGAGGACCACCTGGCAGACTGGCCTTATGGACTGGATGAACTCAATGAAGCCCGGGCAAAGTCATGTTCCCCCTGCCGTCTCTCTGATACAAGCAGCTTAGCCCACAGGGAGCGGCTCAGCAGAGCCCATGCCCTCTTGCGCCTCAAAACTGCCCATACTAGTGTATCAACAGATAGTCTGAACAGCGGCAGCACCAGTGATGGATACTGCGGAAGCAAAGACCAGATGCGCCCTTCACCAAAAGCTCTAATGATGCAACAGCAACGACCCAATCAGCTCGACCTGAAAGTGGCCCATCAAGAGTATATTAATGTAGGACCTGCTGCCCTGATTGAGAGTAGCCAGCAAGAAATTCCAGAGAGAGATTctgctgaaaacaaaaatgtaaaagttctaGAGCTCAGcaatgcaaacacagaaaagaacCAAGATCCACCTGTACAAACACCAGTTAGTGCATCCACTAAAGTGTCCTCTGATGTCAGCATGACTTCAATAAAACTTTCTCCTACTTATCAACAGGTCCCTCTCATTCAGAGTGTAGCCAAATTTGGTGTAGCAAAGACTGCTATCAATGTCCAGGCTGCCCAAGCAATGAGGCGGCAAGCATGGGTACCTACTGTGATGACAGGAGGGAGTATTGCAAAATTTTCTCCAATCACTTCAACCCGAAGCCCAACCATCGGAACGATGGAGACAGTCCAGAAATATTCTGTGGAAAATACCCCAATCTGCTTCTCTCGCTGTAGCTCGCTGTCCTCCCTCTCCTCAGGCGATGGAGCTCTGGATGGGCAAAGTGAAAATGAACTGGAAAGTGACTCATCATTAGAAATAATTGAAGTGGAAGATGGAGAAATGGTGAAGAGAGTTGAAGAGGATGAAACCTTGGAGGATCTGAGTGACAGTCAACTGCTAATGACTGATTCAAAAACCTTCCCAAGCAAAGAGACAAATCCCATTGAGATCCCCTGTCCAGCCAAAAGGGAAAAAGTGTTCCTAAGAGGAGCTTCACCTGCCATACTTGAAGACCGATCACCTTCTAGTTCATCTGAGAACTACATCCATGAGACACCCCTGGTAATGAGTCGCTGTAGCTCGGTCAGTTCACTGGGTAGCTTTGAGTCTCCTTCCATTGCCAGCTCAATTCAGAGTGATCCATGCAGTGAAATGATTGATGGAACAATAAGCCCAAGTGATCTTCCTGATAGCCCAGGGCAAACCATGCCTCCCAGTCGAAGTAAAACTCCATGTTGTGTTGAGCCCAATGGGCCAGAAACACAGATGACAGGAATAGCAGGGCAATGGGAAAGCAGTCTGCGGAAGTTCATGGAGATTGCAGACTCTAAGGAGAGGTTTAACCTTCCTCCTGATTTGGACACAATGATCTACTTTACTGTGGAAAAACCCACCGAGAACTTCTCTTGTGCTTCCAGTTTAAGTGCTCTACCTCTACACGAGCACTACATACAGAAAGATGTAGAGCTCAAATTAACTCCCCTGCTCCAGCAAAACGACAACCCTGAGGAGGATGAGCAAGGACATGACAATGGGGAGCGATACAGTGAGGGCAATTCAGATGATGACATAGAAATCTTAAAGGAATGCATCAACTCAGCAATGCCATCAAAGTTGAGAAAAGTAAAACCTTGCCTGATGACCACGATCCCTCCTCATATTCTGAACTCCCAGGGCCGAAAACCAATTCATCTTCCAGTTTACATGATGCTCCCAAATGGCAAAACCCAAATGTGTCCCGGGAGAAGAATTGTCATCCCTCAAAAAGACTTAAAATTTGATGATTCATCTTTTACTGATTCAGCAGAAGGAACACCTGTCAACTTCTCAAGCACGACATCTTTGAGTGATGAAACACTGCAATATCCAGTGAGGGAGAGGGGGGCTAAAGACTGCACAGCTAAAGGGATGAACAAACAGAACGATGAGGCAAAGAGGATTGAAGACTTGCGAATATTCTCACATTTCCACAAACCCAACCGGATGAACTACTCACCTGAGATACAAATGAGCAGAACAACCAGACATGTCGTTCCCACTCAGAAGGTGCTGATGCAGAGCAAAGAGGTAGCTGATAGAGTGGCAAACCAAAAAAATCGTGAACAGTCTCCTAAACAACAAAGAAGGAGACAAGATCAAGGCCCCATCAGAAAACTGGAACTGCCTGTCATTaagcaaaacacagaaagtAACATCAATATGGGTtcacaaaaaggaaataaaatgtaCCGACAACCAACATTGTCTTCAGAGGACAGCAACAGCTTCTatgacaatgacaatgaggTCATGAATCGAAAACATTTCAGAGAACCATGCAAAAGCAATCTTTCCCGAAGCATGACAAATATTGGCCGGTCAGATAATTCCCAAGCAAAGTCCAGAGGgtttcacaggataaaacagaatCTGATAAAAGATGAATCAATGGCTTGTTATTCACTCAGCTCCTCTCTCAGTTCACTGAGTGATGCTGAATATGATGATCATAAATCAAAAGCCCAACAAATATGGTACAAGAACAGACACAATAAAGCAGTGAACATAGTACAGCAAACAAAGCCAGTGAACATTCACTGCCAATACGAAGAGCAAAGCTCGCCAAGCTCTGTCAGCATGGATTCAGAGGACGATCTCCTTCAAAAGTGCATAACATCTGCCATGCCCAAACAGAGAAGGAAGTTGGCTGCCaggaaaaagaaagcagaaaatactcaaaaacaaaaacacaaggttTCTGGTGGGTGGGACGTGGATGAGGAAATAGATAGTGATGACATGGCATGGGATAAAGAGTCAGACCTCAATAGTGTTGAATGGAGAGCCATACAAGAAGGTGCTAACTGTGTGGTCACTGGACTACAAGCTTCAAAGTCTCAAGACCCGTCCTCTGAAGAGACTGAGTCGGTCCTGTCATTCATGTCAACATCCAGCTTTACAcccaaagaaagaaagtttgCTAAGGACAAAAAGGCAAATAAACCTTTAGACTTTGCACAGCGCAAGCCAGTTCCAAACTTACCAGTGGTTTTCAGAGGCAGGACAGTGATTTATACACCGAAAAAAGAGACGGCTCCATCACAAAGACCACCTCCCAGAAAAGTACCAACCAAAACAGATGCTCCAAAGAATCCAAACCTAGCGCAGCACAGATCAAAGAGCCTTCACCGGCTAGGCCACCCCCAGGATATGGAACTGTCTTTGCCAAAGAGGAGCTCTACCCCACCTCCAAGAATACCAAAAAGCTCATCTTCTGGATCATCGCAGAGCTCAACACCATCCAAACAGTCACAGAAGAAGATAACTTCTCCAGCTCAGACTAACAAATCCATCCAGAAAAAGAATGCTACACCAGCTAGTAGCCCACCAGCTACTAGTCCTCCTGAAAGAAAAGGACGCTCTCCTGTTGTGAATCAAAATGAGAAATCCCCACCACCTAAAACTCAAAAGTCTCCTGTCCGAATTCCTTTCATGCAAAATTCTGTCAGGCAACCCAGACCATTGTCCCCACTGGTAACAAACCAAACAACTGGTAGACAAACAAATCAGGTCAATGGGAAAAGGGTGGTACCAGCAAATCGGTTTGATCTCGTTAGGATGACTTCTGTCCATTCAAGTGGCAGTGAGTCTGATCGCAATGGATTCTTGAGACAGCTAACTTTCATTAAGGAATCAAAGACCATGTTGAGACGTGACAGCTCTGCTCGCAATACACCAGGATCTCAGAATGGATCACCTCGCAGAGCAGTTCCTGGAGcttcagctgtcttcttgtGCTCATCCCGATGTCAGGAACTTAAGGCTGCTGTGCAACCCCCAAGAAGGGTGCAAGTAAAAGATCCagatcaaaaacaacaaatccaGAGGCCAAACACCGGCCTTCACAAGCAGACAGCAACTCTATCAAGAGCAACATCCAGTGAAAGGGACCTATCTTCAAGACGCTCAGCTAGGAGAACAAGCTCTGAAAGCCCCTGCAGGGTGGCTCAGCGAAATGGACCTGGAAGACTTTCTGGACTCAGGCAGCAGCAAGACAAGGACACCTTTAAACGTCATGCCTCATCACCAAGCATAAACATACTGAGCCGAGTGACCAGTCGTTCTTCCCTCCGCTCCTCTTCATCTGATTCAAGTGGAAGAGCGAAGAGTGAGGATGATACCAAGAAGAAAGGGCAGAGGTCCGCATCTCGTCTAAAAGATGGAGTTACCTGGAGGAGGATCAGGGATGAAGATGTACCTCAAATCTTGAAGAGTACTCTGCCAGCAAATGCATTACCTCTGGTGCCTTCTCCTGATGGAGAAAAGCCAAAGCCACCAGCTCTTCCAGGAAAACTGCCAACCATTCTACTTGCATCCCGCAAGACAAGTGATGCAACCGTCCAGACAGAAGATTTATCAAATAACAAGACCAACTCAAGTACCTCACCTACAGTCGAAACAGCTCCAGTGATCTCTGAGGAAGTAGCAAGACTGGCCCTCCTCAGAAAGATTAGTGCCACCTCTGGGAGTAACCTCCAGGAAGGAGATTCCGAAGGCTCTCTGAGGAGCACCATCTCCACTGGAACAGCAGATAGCCACATGGGTGGAGTTGTGACTTTCCGACAGGGATCCCCAAGCAAGGCTGCACGAGTCACTCCATTTAATTACATCCCCAGCCCCATGACATGCTGTCTACAAGACAGCCAGAACCAAGTAGGGACAATAATTGAGAAGTCAGGGGGGAAAAAGTGA